Proteins encoded together in one Marinithermus hydrothermalis DSM 14884 window:
- a CDS encoding CapA family protein, with protein MLGGDAMLGRGVARVIATRGPAHPLGTLSPLTRQADLFGVNLECAVSARPRVYRGPKKAFYFRAPPAALEALTHAGVGLVTLANNHALDADLEGLGETLQALEARGFAHAGAGAHLEAARAPAVLEVRGVRIGIIACCDHQPDFAARPARPGTHYVNPHDPKALARLLQGVADLAERVDHVIVSYHWQANWVPAPAPVYRTLGHSLLEAGARVVWGHGPHHFQGVEWAEGGVILYATGDLLDDYAVHPHFRNDRQLLFEVELTPQGPTAVRAYPLVLEFGRTWFATGPEQAWILERFAEACRIVKSRVEAAGPALRVLP; from the coding sequence ATGCTGGGCGGCGACGCGATGCTGGGCCGCGGCGTTGCCCGGGTGATCGCCACGCGCGGCCCCGCCCACCCCCTCGGCACCCTCTCCCCCCTCACCCGGCAGGCCGACCTCTTCGGGGTGAACCTGGAGTGCGCCGTCAGCGCGCGCCCCCGGGTCTACCGCGGCCCGAAGAAAGCCTTTTACTTCCGAGCACCCCCCGCGGCCCTCGAGGCGCTCACCCACGCGGGCGTGGGCCTGGTCACTCTCGCCAACAACCACGCGCTGGACGCGGACCTCGAGGGGCTGGGCGAGACCCTCCAGGCCCTCGAGGCGCGCGGCTTCGCCCACGCGGGGGCCGGCGCGCACCTCGAGGCGGCCCGGGCCCCGGCCGTGCTCGAGGTCCGAGGGGTGCGGATCGGGATCATCGCCTGCTGCGACCACCAGCCGGACTTCGCCGCGCGCCCGGCCCGACCCGGCACCCACTACGTGAACCCGCACGACCCCAAGGCCCTCGCCCGCCTTCTTCAGGGCGTGGCGGACCTCGCCGAGCGCGTGGATCACGTCATCGTCAGTTACCACTGGCAGGCGAACTGGGTGCCGGCCCCGGCCCCGGTCTACCGGACGCTCGGGCACAGCCTCCTCGAGGCCGGCGCGCGGGTCGTGTGGGGGCACGGCCCCCACCACTTCCAGGGCGTCGAGTGGGCCGAGGGTGGCGTGATCCTGTACGCGACCGGGGACCTCCTGGACGATTACGCGGTCCACCCTCACTTCCGTAACGACCGGCAGCTCCTCTTCGAGGTCGAGCTCACTCCCCAAGGCCCCACGGCCGTGCGGGCCTACCCCCTCGTGCTCGAGTTCGGGCGCACCTGGTTCGCGACCGGGCCAGAGCAGGCCTGGATCCTCGAGCGCTTCGCCGAGGCGTGCCGGATCGTTAAAAGCCGCGTCGAGGCGGCCGGCCCGGCTTTACGCGTCCTCCCCTAG
- the floA gene encoding flotillin-like protein FloA (flotillin-like protein involved in membrane lipid rafts), whose product MDVSILIIAGAALIFLFIFFSVVPVGLWISAWAAGVRVPLITLIAMRLRRVPPARVIHPLIKATKAGLEVPLDRLEAHYLAGGNVDRVVDALIAAEKAGISLTFDRAAAIDLAGRDVLEAVQVSVNPKVIQTPMVAAVAKDGIQLLATARITVRANIERLVGGAGEETIIARVGEGIVTTIGSATSHKDVLENPDLISKTVLDKGLDAGTAFEILSVDIADVDVGKNIGAQLQIDQAEADKKIAQARAEERRAMAVAAEQEMRAKVEEMRAKLVEAQAEIPRAMAEALKSGNMGVMDYYHMKNIEADTEMRDSISRATRGGRPEAGEDHTE is encoded by the coding sequence ATGGACGTGAGTATCCTCATCATCGCAGGTGCGGCACTTATCTTCCTGTTTATCTTCTTCAGCGTGGTTCCGGTTGGGCTCTGGATCTCCGCGTGGGCCGCGGGCGTGCGCGTCCCCCTTATCACCCTGATCGCCATGCGCCTCCGGCGCGTCCCCCCCGCCCGCGTCATTCACCCCCTCATCAAGGCCACCAAGGCCGGGCTGGAGGTCCCCCTGGACCGCCTCGAGGCCCACTACCTCGCGGGCGGTAACGTGGACCGGGTGGTGGACGCGCTGATCGCCGCGGAAAAAGCCGGGATCAGCCTGACCTTCGACCGGGCGGCCGCGATCGACCTGGCGGGACGGGACGTGCTCGAGGCCGTCCAGGTTTCGGTGAACCCTAAGGTCATCCAAACCCCTATGGTTGCTGCGGTCGCGAAGGACGGGATCCAGCTCCTGGCCACGGCACGCATCACCGTGCGAGCGAACATCGAGCGGCTGGTGGGCGGTGCCGGGGAGGAGACGATCATCGCGCGGGTGGGGGAAGGCATCGTGACCACGATCGGCTCCGCCACCTCGCACAAGGACGTCCTGGAGAACCCGGACCTGATCTCGAAAACGGTGCTGGACAAAGGGTTGGACGCCGGCACCGCGTTTGAGATCCTCTCGGTGGACATCGCGGACGTGGACGTCGGGAAGAACATCGGCGCGCAACTGCAGATCGATCAGGCCGAAGCGGATAAGAAGATTGCCCAAGCCAGAGCCGAGGAACGACGGGCCATGGCGGTGGCCGCCGAGCAGGAGATGCGCGCCAAGGTCGAGGAGATGCGCGCCAAGTTGGTCGAAGCCCAAGCCGAGATCCCCCGCGCCATGGCGGAGGCGCTCAAAAGCGGGAACATGGGGGTGATGGACTACTACCACATGAAGAACATCGAGGCCGACACCGAAATGCGCGACTCGATCAGCCGAGCGACGCGCGGAGGCCGGCCGGAGGCCGGGGAGGACCACACCGAATGA
- a CDS encoding shikimate dehydrogenase codes for MRLGLIGYPLAHSVSPAMHRAALQAAGLEGIYRLLETPPDELESRVMEVRRGYRGVNVTVPHKVAVLPYLDEVSPEVQAIGAVNTIVNEEGRLVGHNTDAPGFTRALEAAGVTARGLRAVVLGAGGAARAVVYALVQAGARVRVANRTFARAKALAEVFGAEAVPFEGPEFVRAVREADLLVNATSVGLNDPGASPIPEGVWPREAVVDIVYNPLETRLLREARAAGLVAVDGLGMLVWQGALAFELWTGRQAPVAAMHAAARAALGEDA; via the coding sequence ATGCGCTTAGGGCTCATCGGTTACCCACTCGCGCACTCAGTTAGCCCCGCGATGCACCGCGCCGCCTTGCAAGCTGCGGGGCTCGAGGGCATCTACCGCCTCTTGGAGACGCCGCCAGACGAGCTGGAGTCCCGGGTGATGGAGGTGCGGCGGGGGTACCGGGGGGTGAACGTGACCGTCCCCCACAAGGTCGCGGTCCTGCCGTATCTGGACGAGGTGAGCCCCGAAGTCCAAGCGATCGGCGCGGTGAACACGATCGTGAACGAGGAGGGGCGTCTTGTCGGGCACAACACCGACGCGCCGGGGTTCACCCGGGCCCTCGAGGCCGCCGGGGTGACGGCGCGCGGACTTCGGGCGGTGGTGCTTGGCGCGGGCGGCGCAGCGCGGGCCGTGGTGTACGCCCTCGTGCAGGCGGGAGCGCGCGTGCGCGTCGCGAACCGTACCTTCGCGCGGGCCAAGGCCCTAGCGGAGGTGTTTGGTGCGGAGGCGGTGCCGTTCGAGGGGCCGGAGTTCGTGCGGGCGGTGCGGGAGGCGGACCTCCTCGTGAACGCCACGAGCGTGGGCCTAAATGACCCGGGCGCTTCGCCCATTCCCGAGGGGGTGTGGCCCCGGGAAGCGGTGGTGGACATCGTGTACAACCCCCTCGAGACCCGGTTGCTGCGCGAGGCGCGGGCGGCGGGCCTGGTGGCCGTGGACGGCCTCGGGATGCTCGTGTGGCAAGGCGCGCTAGCCTTTGAGCTCTGGACCGGAAGGCAGGCCCCGGTCGCCGCCATGCACGCCGCGGCGCGCGCGGCGCTAGGGGAGGACGCGTAA
- a CDS encoding hemolysin family protein, whose product MDRPPSRSRSLVFLGLPWVTVGFAQTGYAATFGSPAVDVAVLLVLFALSGFFSASETAITTLWPWKVREYAQKEGSNSPFALLERDITRFLTTILVGNNLVNVAATALVTEMATKAFGSAGVGYATGIMTFLVLFFGEITPKSIAVHNAELLARAIVRPIYWVSVILYPVGRFFTWASATVLRLLRLEPRSEPLVTEQELKLILAGAEASGAIEEAEEDMIQSVLELEETQVREIMVPRVEMVAVHASATLREFLQIEREHHYSRIPVYQESIDNIVGIAYAKDLLNYVNGNGEAVNFLDTLTVSSITHPAYFVPESMSVWNLLLEMRRRHTHMAIVVDEFGGTAGLVTMEDIVEEIVGEIYDETDEEEGLAIQLLPDGNFLIDAQTPLDEVSEALGVKLPEGEYETLSGFLYETFGYIPKVGEAVPYGPFRFVIERGDDRKIELVRVEREEEATHEVEEHT is encoded by the coding sequence ATGGATAGACCGCCCAGTCGAAGTCGTAGCCTCGTCTTCCTAGGACTCCCATGGGTTACGGTTGGCTTTGCGCAAACGGGCTACGCCGCCACGTTCGGCAGTCCAGCCGTTGACGTCGCGGTCCTTCTCGTCCTGTTCGCACTTTCCGGGTTTTTCTCCGCCTCCGAAACGGCCATCACCACCTTGTGGCCGTGGAAGGTGCGGGAGTACGCCCAAAAGGAAGGCTCCAACAGCCCGTTCGCGCTCTTGGAACGCGACATCACCCGTTTCCTGACCACCATCCTGGTGGGGAACAACCTGGTGAACGTCGCGGCCACCGCGCTCGTCACCGAGATGGCCACCAAAGCCTTCGGCTCCGCGGGGGTCGGGTACGCGACCGGGATCATGACCTTCCTGGTCCTGTTCTTCGGGGAGATCACGCCCAAGTCCATCGCGGTGCACAACGCAGAGCTCCTCGCCCGGGCCATCGTCCGACCGATCTACTGGGTCTCGGTGATCCTCTACCCCGTGGGCCGGTTCTTCACCTGGGCCTCCGCCACCGTGCTGCGTCTCTTGCGGCTGGAGCCCCGCAGCGAACCGCTCGTAACGGAGCAGGAGCTCAAGCTCATCCTGGCCGGGGCTGAGGCGAGCGGCGCGATCGAGGAAGCCGAGGAAGACATGATCCAGAGCGTCCTCGAGCTCGAGGAGACCCAGGTCCGGGAGATCATGGTGCCGCGGGTGGAGATGGTCGCGGTGCACGCCTCGGCCACGCTGAGGGAATTCCTCCAGATCGAGCGGGAGCACCACTACTCGCGGATCCCCGTCTACCAGGAAAGCATCGACAACATCGTGGGCATCGCCTACGCCAAGGACCTCCTGAACTACGTGAACGGCAACGGAGAAGCGGTGAACTTCCTTGACACCCTGACCGTCTCCAGCATTACCCACCCCGCGTACTTCGTGCCGGAATCCATGTCCGTATGGAACCTCCTCTTGGAGATGCGCCGCCGCCACACGCACATGGCGATCGTGGTGGACGAGTTCGGCGGCACCGCGGGGCTCGTCACGATGGAGGACATCGTGGAGGAGATCGTCGGGGAGATCTACGACGAGACGGACGAGGAGGAAGGCCTCGCCATCCAGCTGCTTCCGGACGGGAACTTCCTGATCGACGCGCAAACCCCCCTTGACGAGGTCTCGGAGGCGTTGGGCGTCAAGCTTCCCGAAGGCGAGTACGAAACCCTCTCTGGGTTCCTGTACGAAACCTTCGGGTACATCCCGAAGGTGGGCGAGGCCGTACCATACGGCCCCTTCCGTTTCGTGATCGAGCGCGGTGACGACCGCAAGATCGAGCTGGTTCGCGTCGAGCGGGAAGAAGAAGCCACGCACGAGGTCGAGGAGCACACCTGA
- a CDS encoding diacylglycerol kinase, whose product MARVPPRPGTHPDPVKGVAESFRYAGEGLRYAWKNQRNFRIEVTLAFAALGGAVWLEVPLIPVLMLILVVLTLELVNTALEAVVDLVQPTYHPVAKAAKDTAAAAVLVASAISAVVGLILFVPPILARLGV is encoded by the coding sequence ATGGCAAGGGTTCCGCCGCGTCCAGGAACGCATCCTGACCCTGTGAAAGGCGTCGCGGAGTCCTTCCGCTACGCCGGAGAAGGGCTGCGGTACGCCTGGAAAAACCAGCGCAACTTCCGCATCGAGGTCACCCTAGCCTTCGCCGCCCTAGGGGGCGCGGTGTGGCTCGAGGTGCCGCTGATCCCGGTGCTGATGCTCATCCTGGTCGTGCTGACCCTCGAGCTAGTGAATACCGCGCTGGAAGCGGTGGTGGACCTGGTGCAACCCACCTACCATCCGGTCGCTAAAGCCGCAAAGGACACGGCAGCCGCCGCGGTGCTCGTGGCCAGCGCGATCTCCGCGGTGGTCGGGCTGATCCTCTTCGTGCCGCCGATCCTGGCGCGGCTCGGGGTGTGA
- a CDS encoding IMPACT family protein: MRTIAEPYTYAEEIKKSRFIAHAAPVETPEEAMAFLEAVRDPQATHNCWAYKIGQAYRFSDDGEPGGTAGQPILRAIEGQGLDHVMVVVTRYFGGIKLGAGGLVRAYGGVAATCLRQAPKREVRPQVPVQLSVPFEAMGGVYPVLERFAVTKEAERYTQAGLELALRLDAADLEAFRRALTDATRGKARVWVE; encoded by the coding sequence ATGCGGACGATCGCCGAGCCTTATACGTACGCGGAGGAGATCAAGAAAAGCCGGTTCATCGCGCATGCCGCGCCGGTGGAAACCCCCGAGGAGGCCATGGCCTTCCTCGAGGCGGTGCGGGACCCCCAGGCCACGCACAACTGCTGGGCGTACAAGATCGGCCAGGCCTACCGCTTTTCGGACGACGGCGAGCCCGGAGGCACGGCGGGGCAGCCCATCCTGCGCGCGATCGAGGGGCAGGGTTTGGATCACGTGATGGTGGTCGTGACCCGGTACTTCGGGGGGATCAAGCTCGGGGCGGGGGGGCTGGTGCGCGCGTACGGGGGGGTGGCGGCCACCTGCTTGCGTCAGGCCCCCAAGCGCGAGGTGCGGCCCCAGGTCCCCGTTCAGCTGAGCGTTCCCTTTGAGGCGATGGGCGGGGTGTACCCCGTCCTCGAGCGTTTCGCCGTGACGAAGGAGGCGGAGCGATACACCCAGGCAGGCCTTGAGCTCGCGCTCCGCTTAGACGCCGCGGACCTCGAGGCCTTCCGGCGGGCGCTTACGGACGCGACGCGGGGGAAGGCCCGGGTATGGGTAGAATAG
- the polA gene encoding DNA polymerase I, with translation MQQPSLFDHRPERILIVDGHHLAYRNYFALGELTTSRGEPVQAVYGFARTLLKLLKEDGDCVIVVFDAPQPSFRHEQFAAYKAQRAPTPEDFKPQLEKIKQLVDLLGLARFELAGYEADDVIGSLAKKAEAEGYEVRIVTSDRDSYQLLSDKVRVLKPDGEEVTPETVREKYGVTVAQWVDFRALTGDASDNIPGVRGIGAKTAAKLLAEWGSLENLYAHLAEVTPPSVRKKLEAGREKAALSRALSEIHTDLAIEVDFAACHRRPVDREALRAFLEALEFGSILRELGLIEARSAEEAPWPPPPEAFLGYVLDRPQPMWAELKGLAGAWEGRVARGPARAKELARFEAVHALQAKDLTVWARREGVRVQPGEDPLLLAYLYDPTNSDPAATVRRYGAGDWSEDPAARALAAAELWRILGERLAGEEALWWLYREVERPLAGVLAEMEHAGVRVDVAYLEALSAELGREIAAIEAEVHRLAGRAFNLNSRDQLEVILYDELGLTPTRRTQKTGRRSTSAAALEALVGAHPIVERILAYRELSKLKGTYLDPLPRLVHPATGRIHTRYHQTGTATGRLSSSDPNLQNIPVRTEVGRRIRRAFVAEPGYVLVAADYSQIELRVLAHLSGDENLKRVFQERRDIHTQTASWMFGVPPEAVDPFRRRAAKTVNFGVLYGMSPHRLSRELGIEYAEAERFIQRYFESYPRVQAYIERTLEQAREKGYVETLFGRRRYIPDIRSRNRNVREAAERMAFNMPVQGTAADLMKLAMVKLAPEIRSLGARLILQVHDELVLEAPQERAEAVARVVREVMEGAWALDVPLEVEVGIGENWLEAK, from the coding sequence GTGCAACAGCCGAGCCTGTTCGATCACCGTCCTGAACGCATCCTGATCGTGGATGGGCACCACCTGGCTTACCGGAACTACTTTGCCTTAGGGGAGTTGACGACGAGCCGGGGGGAGCCGGTCCAGGCCGTGTACGGGTTTGCCCGCACCCTGTTGAAGCTGCTGAAGGAGGACGGGGATTGCGTGATCGTGGTCTTCGACGCGCCCCAGCCCTCCTTTCGGCACGAGCAGTTCGCGGCGTACAAGGCCCAACGCGCCCCCACCCCGGAGGACTTCAAGCCGCAGCTCGAGAAGATCAAGCAGCTCGTGGATTTACTCGGCCTCGCGCGCTTCGAGCTCGCGGGGTACGAGGCCGACGACGTGATCGGCAGCCTCGCCAAAAAAGCCGAGGCCGAGGGGTACGAGGTGCGCATCGTCACAAGCGACCGGGACAGCTACCAGCTGCTTTCCGATAAGGTGCGGGTCCTCAAGCCGGACGGGGAGGAGGTCACCCCGGAGACGGTCCGGGAGAAGTACGGGGTGACGGTCGCGCAGTGGGTGGATTTCCGCGCCCTGACCGGGGACGCGTCGGACAACATCCCCGGGGTGAGGGGGATCGGCGCGAAAACCGCGGCGAAACTCCTCGCCGAGTGGGGCAGCCTCGAGAACCTGTACGCCCACCTCGCGGAGGTCACGCCCCCCAGCGTGCGCAAGAAGCTGGAGGCCGGCCGGGAGAAGGCGGCGTTGTCGCGCGCCCTCTCCGAGATCCACACCGACCTCGCGATCGAGGTGGATTTTGCCGCCTGCCACCGGCGCCCGGTGGACCGCGAAGCGCTTCGGGCCTTCTTGGAGGCGCTCGAGTTCGGCTCCATCCTGCGCGAGCTGGGCCTGATCGAGGCGCGTTCGGCGGAGGAAGCCCCTTGGCCACCGCCACCAGAGGCCTTCTTGGGGTACGTGCTGGACCGGCCGCAGCCCATGTGGGCCGAGCTCAAAGGGCTCGCCGGGGCCTGGGAGGGGCGCGTGGCCCGGGGGCCGGCGCGCGCCAAAGAGCTCGCGCGCTTCGAGGCCGTGCACGCCCTGCAGGCCAAGGACCTCACGGTCTGGGCCCGGCGCGAGGGGGTGCGCGTGCAGCCGGGCGAGGACCCCTTGCTGTTGGCGTACCTGTACGACCCCACGAACAGCGACCCCGCAGCCACCGTGCGGCGCTACGGGGCGGGGGACTGGTCGGAGGACCCCGCCGCCCGCGCCCTGGCCGCGGCGGAACTGTGGCGCATCCTAGGCGAGCGGCTCGCGGGAGAGGAGGCCTTGTGGTGGCTGTACCGTGAGGTGGAGCGACCCCTTGCCGGGGTGCTCGCGGAGATGGAGCACGCCGGGGTTCGCGTGGACGTCGCCTACCTCGAGGCCCTCTCCGCCGAGCTCGGCCGGGAGATCGCGGCGATCGAGGCCGAAGTGCACCGGCTTGCGGGGCGCGCGTTCAACCTGAACTCGCGCGACCAGCTCGAGGTGATCCTCTACGATGAGTTGGGCCTGACCCCTACGCGGCGCACGCAGAAGACCGGCCGGCGCTCGACCTCGGCCGCGGCGCTGGAGGCCCTCGTGGGGGCGCACCCCATCGTGGAGCGGATCCTGGCGTACCGGGAGCTCTCCAAACTCAAGGGCACCTACCTGGACCCCCTGCCGAGGCTGGTGCACCCCGCGACGGGCCGGATCCACACCCGGTACCACCAGACCGGGACCGCTACCGGTCGGCTCTCGAGCTCCGACCCGAACCTGCAGAACATCCCGGTGCGCACCGAGGTGGGCCGTCGGATCCGCCGGGCTTTTGTGGCCGAGCCGGGGTACGTCCTGGTGGCCGCGGACTACTCGCAGATCGAGCTGCGGGTCCTCGCGCACCTCTCCGGGGACGAGAACCTCAAGCGCGTCTTCCAGGAGCGCCGGGACATCCACACGCAGACCGCGAGCTGGATGTTCGGCGTGCCTCCCGAGGCGGTGGACCCCTTCCGGCGCCGTGCGGCCAAGACCGTGAACTTCGGGGTGCTCTACGGCATGTCCCCCCACCGCTTGAGCCGCGAGCTCGGGATCGAGTACGCGGAGGCCGAGCGGTTCATCCAGCGGTACTTCGAGTCCTACCCGCGCGTCCAGGCCTACATCGAACGGACCCTGGAGCAGGCCCGCGAGAAGGGGTACGTCGAGACCCTGTTTGGCCGGCGGCGGTACATTCCCGACATCCGCTCCCGGAACCGCAACGTGCGCGAGGCCGCCGAACGCATGGCCTTCAACATGCCGGTGCAGGGCACGGCCGCGGACCTGATGAAGCTGGCGATGGTGAAACTCGCGCCTGAGATCCGCTCCCTCGGGGCGCGCCTCATCCTGCAGGTGCACGACGAGCTGGTCCTCGAGGCCCCTCAGGAGCGGGCGGAGGCGGTGGCCCGGGTGGTGCGGGAGGTCATGGAGGGCGCGTGGGCGCTGGATGTGCCCCTCGAGGTCGAGGTCGGGATCGGGGAGAACTGGCTGGAGGCCAAGTGA
- the ybeY gene encoding rRNA maturation RNase YbeY — protein sequence MPKVEVIPQKRPPRGLRPLLRAKLAKLMEELGYAQHAVTVILCSDRRIRELKRRYWGEDAPTDVLSFPTFEPGDPFIPPHLGDIWISLDTAQRQAREAGHTLEDEVLVLAAHALWHLLGHDHASEEAWQGFRRVQERILTL from the coding sequence ATGCCGAAGGTTGAAGTCATCCCCCAAAAACGCCCGCCTCGAGGATTGCGCCCCTTGTTGCGCGCCAAGCTCGCCAAGCTCATGGAGGAACTCGGGTACGCCCAGCACGCGGTAACGGTGATCCTCTGCTCCGATCGACGCATCCGAGAGCTTAAGCGCCGGTACTGGGGCGAGGATGCGCCCACCGACGTGCTTTCCTTTCCCACCTTCGAGCCCGGGGATCCCTTCATCCCCCCGCACCTCGGGGATATCTGGATCAGCCTGGACACCGCCCAGCGACAAGCCAGGGAGGCCGGACACACCCTCGAGGACGAGGTGCTGGTACTCGCCGCGCACGCGCTGTGGCACCTGTTAGGGCACGACCACGCTTCGGAGGAGGCATGGCAAGGGTTCCGCCGCGTCCAGGAACGCATCCTGACCCTGTGA
- a CDS encoding NfeD family protein has translation MAFAQTYVIPIEGEIGPALADFLEQSLERAEQEGASGVVLFVDTPGGRVDAAIRMSDTILSTPIPTLAVVQNAFSAGALITLSADQIAMLPGSEIGAALPITVLPGTQPQAADRKIISGLRGKFRAVAEARGRPAELAEAMVDPDIEIEGLAAKGEPLTLSGAKAVELGLADFEASSLRHALELAGFSSQVVRLDLPARVRVARFLTSPFIAPILLAVGVLGLVIEAFTPGFGVPGTIGAVALGLYFAGGYLAGLSGALEIILFFLGILLILAEIFLLPGFGIAGISGIGAILASLYFTFEEQSLQVGATAILIATAGFILAFRFLPKTRAGRALVLESAIAEHSTPVSERERLLGAIGTTLTDLRPAGVARFGELRVDVVSDGEFIPKDTPVRVIRVEGMRVVVRKEE, from the coding sequence ATGGCCTTCGCCCAGACGTACGTCATCCCCATCGAGGGGGAGATCGGGCCGGCGCTGGCGGACTTCCTCGAGCAGTCCTTGGAGCGGGCCGAGCAGGAAGGGGCCAGCGGGGTGGTGCTGTTCGTGGACACGCCTGGCGGCCGGGTGGACGCGGCCATTCGCATGTCCGACACGATCCTGAGCACCCCGATCCCCACCCTGGCCGTGGTGCAAAACGCCTTCTCCGCGGGGGCGTTGATCACTCTTTCCGCGGACCAGATCGCGATGCTTCCAGGTTCGGAGATCGGCGCGGCCTTGCCGATCACCGTGCTTCCCGGAACCCAACCGCAAGCCGCGGATCGCAAGATCATCAGCGGGTTGCGCGGCAAGTTCCGCGCGGTCGCCGAGGCGCGCGGCCGACCTGCCGAGCTTGCAGAGGCCATGGTCGACCCGGATATCGAGATCGAAGGACTCGCCGCCAAAGGAGAGCCCCTCACGCTCTCCGGCGCCAAGGCGGTTGAGCTGGGGCTCGCGGACTTCGAGGCCTCCTCCCTACGGCACGCCCTCGAGCTTGCGGGGTTCAGCTCCCAGGTCGTGCGCCTGGACCTGCCCGCTCGGGTTCGGGTCGCGCGCTTTTTGACCAGCCCCTTCATCGCGCCTATCCTCCTCGCGGTGGGCGTACTGGGACTGGTGATCGAGGCCTTCACGCCGGGGTTCGGCGTCCCCGGCACGATCGGTGCGGTCGCTTTGGGCCTGTACTTCGCGGGCGGGTACCTCGCGGGGCTCTCGGGCGCGCTCGAGATCATCCTGTTCTTCCTCGGCATCCTCCTGATCCTGGCGGAGATCTTCCTCCTGCCGGGGTTCGGCATCGCGGGCATCTCCGGGATCGGCGCGATCCTCGCCTCCTTGTACTTCACCTTCGAGGAGCAATCCCTCCAGGTGGGTGCGACCGCGATCCTCATCGCCACGGCAGGGTTCATCCTCGCCTTCCGGTTCCTGCCCAAAACCCGCGCGGGGCGCGCCCTGGTCCTCGAGAGCGCCATCGCTGAGCACAGCACCCCCGTCTCGGAACGAGAACGGCTTTTAGGCGCGATCGGTACCACCCTGACCGACCTGCGCCCCGCGGGCGTCGCTCGGTTCGGAGAACTTCGGGTGGACGTCGTGAGCGACGGGGAGTTCATCCCCAAAGACACTCCCGTACGCGTGATCCGCGTTGAGGGCATGCGTGTTGTGGTTCGGAAGGAGGAGTAA
- a CDS encoding PhoH family protein produces the protein MANPNSVPRPEGQHEEEANAVVHLKSSQEALHLFGHRDRWLKVLRELVNAKVIARGNTIRITGNLHEVTVAEQALRDLLTIVRQGGEIDRATIEQSVALAESGKSLTEETHAELSGLSLPRRLRPKTPGQRRYVEAIAQNDIVFGIGPAGTGKTYLAVAMAVAALKAKRVKRLILTRPAVEAGERLGFLPGDIQAKVDPYLRPLYDALFDMIDADRFDQYLASGIIEVAPLAFMRGRTLNDAFIILDEAQNTTPEQMKMFLTRMGFNSKVVVTGDITQIDLPKHTKSGLVEAQRTLKHIEGIRFIYFKDSDVVRHPLVARIIKAYERAEAEHAEG, from the coding sequence ATGGCGAACCCTAATAGCGTCCCACGACCAGAAGGGCAGCACGAGGAAGAGGCCAACGCGGTCGTGCACCTGAAATCCAGTCAGGAAGCCCTTCACCTGTTCGGGCACCGCGATCGCTGGCTTAAGGTACTGCGCGAGCTGGTCAACGCGAAGGTCATAGCCCGGGGAAACACGATCCGCATCACGGGAAACCTGCACGAGGTCACCGTGGCCGAGCAAGCCCTACGCGACCTGCTCACCATCGTGCGTCAGGGCGGGGAGATCGACCGCGCCACGATCGAGCAGTCGGTAGCCCTCGCCGAGTCGGGAAAAAGCCTCACGGAGGAAACGCACGCGGAACTCTCTGGCTTGTCCCTCCCGCGCCGCTTACGCCCCAAAACGCCGGGACAACGCCGCTACGTGGAGGCCATCGCGCAAAACGACATCGTTTTCGGCATCGGTCCGGCCGGCACGGGCAAGACCTACCTCGCGGTCGCCATGGCGGTCGCGGCGCTCAAGGCCAAGCGCGTCAAACGCCTGATCCTCACCCGGCCCGCCGTTGAGGCCGGCGAGCGCCTGGGGTTTTTGCCGGGGGATATCCAGGCCAAGGTGGACCCGTACCTCAGGCCGCTGTACGACGCGCTATTCGACATGATCGACGCGGACCGGTTCGACCAGTACCTCGCGAGCGGCATCATCGAGGTCGCGCCCCTCGCCTTCATGCGCGGGCGCACCCTGAACGACGCCTTCATCATCCTGGACGAAGCCCAAAACACCACGCCCGAACAAATGAAGATGTTCCTCACCCGCATGGGGTTCAACTCCAAGGTCGTGGTGACCGGGGACATCACGCAGATCGACCTGCCCAAGCACACCAAGTCCGGCTTGGTCGAAGCCCAACGCACCCTCAAACACATCGAAGGCATCCGCTTCATCTACTTCAAGGACTCCGACGTCGTGCGTCACCCGCTCGTAGCCCGCATCATCAAGGCCTACGAACGGGCCGAGGCTGAACATGCCGAAGGTTGA